A stretch of DNA from Halioglobus japonicus:
GGCGTTCTCCGCTGCCTGGGCCAGGCTGGCGAGCGTTTTGCGCAAATAGTCCAGAGAACTGTGGTAAGTGACAATCGACACGGTCAAATTCATCGGCGCATGGTAGCAGTTACTGCCGATCAGGACAGATTTGTGGGCTATTTAGTGCCAAAAACAGCGTTTCATAACTTTTTACACTATTTTTCTTTTCTTCCCATTCCACAGGGCTATTATCGTGCTAATTGGGGGTGGCTAAGACTTTGTGTTAAAAATCACAAAACACGGCTATCACCATGTTTTTATGGGGTTTTTACAAAACCCCATGTTAAGCTGTGAAAAGTGTTAGCGGAACGTTGACACACTGGTGCATATCACCAGAATCAGTAGATGCCGGATCACAATATTAAGACTCGCAGGATGTGAGCTACAGGGGAACAAGATGATTACTCGATTCGCCTCTCTCAGCAGCCGACTGGCTGCTACTTTAATCGCGCTATTTGCCATTACCGCCTGTGGCGGTGGCGGCGGCGGTGGAGGCGGCGGCTTCCTCGGTGACTCCGGGGGCAGCAGCGATACCTACTTTATTCAGGTCGTACTGAAGGATTCAGACGGCAACGAGACCAGCACGGTAAGCACCAACTCTCCAGGGACTCTTCAAGTTCTTGTTACGCAAAATGGCCCCAATGGAAATCCAATCGCTGATGTGATCGTTACAGCATCAACCAGCAGCGGTCTCCTATTTCCGTCTAGTGGATCTAAATTGACCAACGCGGATGGCGTGGTTACCTTTCGAATCGAGTCCGGCCCGACAGATCGCGGGGCAGGTACGATCGATATTTCTGTTGATGACCCAAGCGGAACTACAGTTACGGCTAGCGTCAACTTCCAATTGGGCATCGACGGTCTCCGTCTTGGCCATCTGATAGATGGTGTCTTCTTTGAGAGTGAAATTGGAATTGAACCGGGCGGCGCAATTCCGGCTCAAGGCACGGCCATTCTTTCGTTGGCGATCGTTGATGAAAATGATCAACCTGTGGGTGGTGCCGAAAGCGTAAGCATTACTAGCTCATGCATTGCCACCGGAGCGTCGGTGCTCTCAGCTGAGAACCCTGTGCCCGTCGTGGATGGAATCGTACAAGTCGATTACACCGTGGTCAGTTGCGCTGGTGTCGATCAATTGACAGCAGAGCTTGTCGGTGATGGTCTCCAAGCGTTTGGCATCGTCGAGATTGCCGCCCCATCCGCTGACGCCCTTACATTCATCAGCGCGGACCCCACTCTCATAGTTTTGAAGGGCACCGGTGGCGGCCCGGATAGAAAAGAACAGTCTAAAGTTACTTTTGAAGCCTTGGACTCACTAGGTAACCCACAGGCAGGGGTAGAAGTAACCTTCTCTCTAAGCACTGATGTAGGTGGGGTCACAATCGCCCCTTCTTCAGCCTTCACTGACGAAGCTGGACTAGTGTCTACAAATGTAAACTCTGGTGATGTTGCTACTGTAGTGCGGGTCATTGCAACTATGGACACTGGAGATGGATCAGGCGAAATCTCGGCCATTTCAGATGTGCTTACTATCAGCACAGGCCTACCAGACCAAAACTCCATCTCGCTATCGGTAAGCGAGACGTTTGTCGTAGAAGAAGGCATGACCAAAGACGGAGTTCCGAGGTGCCTAACTGTGAGGATGGCCGACAAATTTAACAACCCAGTGCCAAACGGCACTGCTGCTGTCTTTACCACTGAATACGGTTCTATTGACCCATCCTGTGAAACTGGCAGATCAAATGGTGACCGAGCCGGTCTGGCTGGATGTGAAGCGCCAGTACCAGGCAGGTGCAGCGTTGGCTGGATATCGCAAGCACCTCGCCAACCTACCTTGGAGGAAAACCAGGCACTTGTAGTGAGACACGATCAACCATATCCATCAGGTTACAATTGCCCTAGTCACAACGGAACCTCAGGGCCATGCCCCGATGATTTAGGAATGATTCGCGGAGGTCGTTCAACTATCTTAGTTACAGCCATTGGTGAAGAGTCTTTCATCGATAGAAATGGCAATGGCGTATTTGATCAAGAAGAGGCAGATGACGGACTCTGGGCAAACCTAACCGAAGCTTTTCTGGACCACAATGAAGATGGAAACGGGAAATTGGGTAGAAATCGCTATGACCCAGCGACGATTGACTGCCTCGATAGTCCAAACTCCCTGACATGCAAGGCGGGTTCTGAAGAAATCTTCGTGGATTTCAATTCGAATGGCCGCTTCGATGCGAACGGCGATGACCCAGCCAATGGCTACCCTGATGAGGGCTTAACAGCCGTTTACAACGGATTGCTATGCCCACAAGAAGGGGATGGAGTCTGGTGCAGTCGGGAACTTCTTAATGTTCGTGCAAGCTTGGTCCTTGTTTTATCTACAGACCCCAACTGGACTATGGCCTTGTATGACCAAGACGGAAATCTTGCTTCGATGACAACCGAGGGGAACCAATATGTTGCGTACGTATCTGATTTGTTTAACAACAAACCAACCGGCGGCTCCACTGTGACCGTGGAAGGTACCGGCCCCTGTACTGCAACATTGTTAGGAAATGAGAGCGTGCCTAATACCACATCATATGGCGCCTTCCCGATACGATTCAGTCAAGGAGGTGAAGTAGAATACGATGGGTGTACCGAGTCTGCGCCCTCGGGATCTGAACTTGAGGGAGAAATCAAAATTACACTCGACCCCTTCGAAAGCGAGGGAGGTCCATATACCCAGACTTGGGCATGCAGCGCAACCCCCGTCAATGTTGGCCCTACACCATGCCCCGATGAAGGTGGCGGTGACGGCGGTGACGGCGGTGGCGATGACGGCCTCTCCAACGGCGGCTAATTAACAGCACTCAATAAAAGCCGCGGCACCAGCCGCGGCTTTTTTTTGCCTGTAGAAATGGCGAATATGTGCTTTATTTATAGTCGCCCCAACATAAAGGATTGCGCGACTTGAGCATAAGAAGGGTACATACCACCATCCGGATGACGGTGGTCACCGTTTTCGTATTAGCCACCGTGTTCACAGCTGCCTTGGCTATCGGCCTGCAGTATTATTTCAGCCACGCGATGGCCCGCAATGCGGCCGCTGACCTCTATAAAAGTACCGCCGAGAGTGTGGCCGCAGAACTGCAGGGAATCGGCATGGTAAATACCAATGTCATCGACCTGCTGGCAGAAAATCAGGACCTGGCCGAGCGCGACCGAGAAGCAGCCACACTCAAGATTTTCGCCCAGGTGCTGGAACTCAATCCCATGATTTACGGTGCCTACGTGGGCCACCGGGATGGGCACTTCTTCCAGGTGGTGAACCTGCAGGTCAGTGAAACCGCGCGCGCCAAACTACTCGCAGTGCCGTCCGACCGCTGGGTGGTGATACGGGTCGACAAAACCCCGACAGGCGCCGTGCGCACCTACGATTATCTCGATGCCAATCACCAGATCCGAACCAGCCGCAGTGAACCTAGCGACTACAATGTTGTGTCGCGCCCCTGGTATCAGGCGGCTTTCGCTAGTGGCGAAGTAGAGACCTCTGCTCCCTATCTGTTCGCGCATCTTGGTGCGCCCGGGCGCAGCATCTCCCGCCGCATTGTCGGCTCGGATGCGGTTGTGGGCATGGATATGACCATGGCCACCACATCGGAGTTTCTGGCCACGCGCAATGTCGCGGGCGACAGTTCAATCTACCTCTATAAAGCAGACGGGACGATTATCGCCTCCAGCGTTACTCACGCCGATGACGCTGCCCAGCTGCCGCTACCGGAGGTGCAGCTAACCCCGAGTGATCGCTCCTTCCTCACCCGCCTACCCACGCTGAAAGTCTCTAACGAAACCAACTGGCCACCGTTTGACTACAGCCAGGAAGGCGAGCCAAGGGGCTACTCCGTAGACACGATCAACCTCCTGGCGGAAATGCTCAACCTGAACATCGAGTACGTGGACGGCATGACCTGGAACGAATTGGTGGCAGCCTTCCAGGCCGGCGATATCGATTTGCTCCAATCCGTCATTCTCACTGACAGCAACAGTAACTGGGGCTTGCCCGGTGAACCTTACGTGCAAATTCCCTACGCCTTGCTGACCAGGGAGGGTGAGCCCAACCTGAGCCGTCTGGCGTTTGTGGGCGAGCGAAAACTGGCGATACCAGAGGGCTGGTCCGTTATCGATGTGGTGCGCAAAAACTTCCCCGAAATTAGCATTGTCGAGGTCGGCAGTACGCTGGACGCCGTGCACAAGGTGGCTAGCGGCGAGGTGTACGCGGCCTTGGACAGCGAGGTCATTCTCCGCTACATCACGCGCCACTATTTCATCCCCGGCCTGCAATACCATAAAGATATCGACCTGGGCGCAGGTCAAATCCCGGATAAGCTCCACATACTGACGAGCGCGGACGAACCCAGATTACGCGAACTTCTGGACCGGGCCATTCTTGCTATCGACGAACAACACCAGGCGCGGCTCGCTGCCAGCTGGCTGAACTTCGATTCCCAACTCGATGAGACGACCTCAGAGACGCTCCCGGGCCAGTTGATGGTTGATATAGCCAATACGCCAGCGATGCAGGATCAATTGCATGAGACAACCCTGTCAGAGCGGGATCATATTGTGTTCGGCATGCCGATATCCTCGGCCAACAGCAGCATGATGCTGGGGATTGTCACGCCGCTGGATACGGTCATGGCACCGTACCTGGAAAAAGTCCGGCTATCGATTCTCGTCACTTGCGGGTTGCTGTTGCTAATCCTGCCGCTTTCCTGGTTATTTGCCAACCCTATCGTCAACCCCGTTCGCCAACTGGCTCGAGAGAACGACAAGGTGCGCCGCCGGGAGTATGACAGCGTGGCCCCCGTGACCTCGCGGGTGAAGGAGCTCGATGAGCTGAGTGAATCCATGGTCAGCATGGTGACCTCCATCCGCGCCCACGAAGAGGCCCAGCGCGAGCTCATGGATGCCTTTATCCGCCTGATCGCCGAAGCCATTGACCAGAAGTCGCCCTACACCGCCAGCCATTGCGAGCGCGTCCCTGAACTGGCACTCATGCTCGCCAGGCATGCCTCCGACAGCGATTCGGGTCCATTCCAACATTTCAGCCTGACTACGGACGACGAGTGGCGTGAGTATCGTATCGCCGCCTGGCTGCACGACTGCGGCAAGATCACCACACCCGAGCATATCGTGGACAAGGGCAGCAAACTCGAAACCATTTATAACCGGATTCACGAAGTGAGAATGCGGTTCGAGGTATTGTGGCGCGACGCTGAAATACACTACTGGGAACAGCGTACAGCCAACCCGGAACAGGAGAGCGCGTACGCGGCCGAGCTCCAGGCAATGCAGCGGCAGCTGCAGGAAGACTATACCTTTGTCGCGCAATGCAACGTGGGGGGTGAATTCCTCGATGAAGAGTCCCAGGAGCGATTACGGACCATTGCCGGCCGCAATTGGACCCGCTATTTTGATGATCGGATAGGACTGTCACCTGTGGAAGAGCTGAGACTGCAGGGTGAAGGAGTACCCACTCCGGCTGAGGAGCCGCTGTTAAGTGACAAGCCTGAGCATATTATCGAACGCACCCGCTCCACCGACTATGACCACAGCCTTGGCATCAACATGGATATCCCGGTGCACCTGTACAACCAGGGCGAAATCTACAATCTCTCGATATCAAGGGGGACGCTGACGGCTGAAGACAGGTTCAAGATCAATGAACACATGATCAGCACGATTAAAATGCTGGAGAGCCTGCCGTTCCCGCCAGAGCTCAGCAAAGTGCCCCGCTATGCATCGACGCACCACGAGACCATGCGCGGCTCTGGCTATCCGCGCAAGCTGCCTGGAGAAGAACTTTCCATCCCCGAGCGTATCCTCGCGGTAGCCGATGTCTTCGAGGCACTGACGGCTGCAGATCGACCTTATAAGAAAGCCAAGCCTGTTTCCGTGGCTATCGATATTCTGCACAAGATGGTGGAAGATCAGCACATTGATCGTGACTGTTTCGAGCTATTCATCCGTGAAGGCGTGCACATGGAATATGCCGAGACCTATCTGGCCCCGGAACAGATCGATGAGGTGGATGTTGCGAAATACCTGAGCTAGCTGCTCTGCTGCTCACATTCCTTGGAACCCCGTGACCGCCAGCCATACAGCGTATTATCCGACGTGTCATAGGTCATTCCGGGACAACGGGCATCCATAACGCCGTCGCGATCCAGATCATATGGCGAGTAGTGAACCACACCGTGGGTGGAACAGCCGGCCAAGGCGGCCGCAACTACGATAAATACTAAAGAGCGCATCCATTTTTCTCCTTTATTCTTCCTGCTCACAGACTAGTCCAAAGAAGTCATTTGGGCCAACTTCCCGCCAAGGCCAAGTCACCTACCTGGCTATGCTGAGCCCCAGGTCTTGTGTGAACAAGGTAACAGTTTCGGTATTCCAATGCTTTTCAATAGCTTAATTGCGATTTGTCACTGCTACCCCACGAAAAGTTTATAAAAACTCGGGCATACATTTTGAGTGACGCTCCCGACCGCAGCGATCAAATGAATTACGTGATCTTTGGCAACAGCGAGGCCGATCCGATTACCGATCTCAGCGCCAATGCGACGCTGAACTGGGAGAGTGGCAGATCCGATGAGAGTGTCGGCAATGGTTTCAAGTATTCGGTAGCTGACGCCTATATCTGCACCTACGTTGAGGCGGAGCCAGAGCCCCGGTGGATACCGAAGGAATACGCGGAGAAGCTGTTGCCGGTGAAGGCGGTGCTCGCGATGATGCAGCCAGTGCAGAGCCCGCGAAGCCCATCCCCGCCCTGCCTGGCTTTGGTCTGGCCATCATAGCGGGCCTGATACTGCTACTGGGTGGACGCGCTACTCGTCGTTAGATCTAGAACGCTCTACTAGAAACGCCGCGATCTCAAGTCGCGGCGTTTTTTATGGATAGTTGCCGGGGACAGAATTTCCAAGACACTATGTATGCCTATTGTTTAAACCCTGTTGAGACTGCTCTGCGTCAGTCAAACAAACCACGCAAACCTTGATACACCTTCTCCTTTAATTCGTCGGAGGCGGCTTGTTCCGCGGCGTCACCGGCAGATTGACCCATGCGCCCGAGGACATCGGAAACGGCTTCTCCCTGTTCATCCTCATTGTCACTAATGTCACCGCTGGCAGGAGCGGTGCCCGGAGCATTATCTCCCATCAACCCGCCCATCAAACCTTTCAAGCCACCCATTGACGTAGCTTGGAAAGGTTCAAATTTTGTGAGATCCTGCGGACCCGGCTGCACGTTATCTAAAGTCTGGACCATCTCGATCCTATCACCAGAGGCACCATCGGCCGGCTCCATAACCATGTCCACCCGGTAGGGGATCTTGTTCTTGTCAGAATAGAGGTTCCCTCTGCCGATGAGAGGTTTGCCCTCCATATCGGCCTCGAAGCTGAACGCATAATGAGTAGTCTTAACTCCTGCGATGGTTTTGCTTCCCATTTTTTTCAGCGAACTGCTCTTTAAACCGCCATCCGTTTCGTCAAGGGAGCCAGGCACTACGGTATCTACCTTGCTGACAAAACCGGCTACATCCGAGTACACCACTCCTTCATCGTGCAGTATCAACATGCGCATCTTCATGTCGCCAGCACCATCCATGGAAATAATGGCTTCGCTGTACTCCTTACGGGGCTCATAGGACAGCGCAAAAACCATTTCTAAGGGTGCTTGGCCCTCCATAGTGACGGTTTGGGTGCGCGTGGCCGAAAAAGGAACTTCAGCCAAGAACTCTTTGAACTGTACGTTCGGTGGCTGGTTGTTGCTGGCGGACACCTGAGGTGACACGAACAGAGACACAAAACATAGAAGGCTCATCAACTTCAATACGGAACGAGCCCGGCGGGCGGCTATTTCAATGATCATCGTTAATCCACTGTAGTTATTATTACTCTTTCGCACGGAC
This window harbors:
- a CDS encoding HD domain-containing phosphohydrolase, whose product is MSIRRVHTTIRMTVVTVFVLATVFTAALAIGLQYYFSHAMARNAAADLYKSTAESVAAELQGIGMVNTNVIDLLAENQDLAERDREAATLKIFAQVLELNPMIYGAYVGHRDGHFFQVVNLQVSETARAKLLAVPSDRWVVIRVDKTPTGAVRTYDYLDANHQIRTSRSEPSDYNVVSRPWYQAAFASGEVETSAPYLFAHLGAPGRSISRRIVGSDAVVGMDMTMATTSEFLATRNVAGDSSIYLYKADGTIIASSVTHADDAAQLPLPEVQLTPSDRSFLTRLPTLKVSNETNWPPFDYSQEGEPRGYSVDTINLLAEMLNLNIEYVDGMTWNELVAAFQAGDIDLLQSVILTDSNSNWGLPGEPYVQIPYALLTREGEPNLSRLAFVGERKLAIPEGWSVIDVVRKNFPEISIVEVGSTLDAVHKVASGEVYAALDSEVILRYITRHYFIPGLQYHKDIDLGAGQIPDKLHILTSADEPRLRELLDRAILAIDEQHQARLAASWLNFDSQLDETTSETLPGQLMVDIANTPAMQDQLHETTLSERDHIVFGMPISSANSSMMLGIVTPLDTVMAPYLEKVRLSILVTCGLLLLILPLSWLFANPIVNPVRQLARENDKVRRREYDSVAPVTSRVKELDELSESMVSMVTSIRAHEEAQRELMDAFIRLIAEAIDQKSPYTASHCERVPELALMLARHASDSDSGPFQHFSLTTDDEWREYRIAAWLHDCGKITTPEHIVDKGSKLETIYNRIHEVRMRFEVLWRDAEIHYWEQRTANPEQESAYAAELQAMQRQLQEDYTFVAQCNVGGEFLDEESQERLRTIAGRNWTRYFDDRIGLSPVEELRLQGEGVPTPAEEPLLSDKPEHIIERTRSTDYDHSLGINMDIPVHLYNQGEIYNLSISRGTLTAEDRFKINEHMISTIKMLESLPFPPELSKVPRYASTHHETMRGSGYPRKLPGEELSIPERILAVADVFEALTAADRPYKKAKPVSVAIDILHKMVEDQHIDRDCFELFIREGVHMEYAETYLAPEQIDEVDVAKYLS
- a CDS encoding Ig-like domain-containing protein, whose amino-acid sequence is MITRFASLSSRLAATLIALFAITACGGGGGGGGGGFLGDSGGSSDTYFIQVVLKDSDGNETSTVSTNSPGTLQVLVTQNGPNGNPIADVIVTASTSSGLLFPSSGSKLTNADGVVTFRIESGPTDRGAGTIDISVDDPSGTTVTASVNFQLGIDGLRLGHLIDGVFFESEIGIEPGGAIPAQGTAILSLAIVDENDQPVGGAESVSITSSCIATGASVLSAENPVPVVDGIVQVDYTVVSCAGVDQLTAELVGDGLQAFGIVEIAAPSADALTFISADPTLIVLKGTGGGPDRKEQSKVTFEALDSLGNPQAGVEVTFSLSTDVGGVTIAPSSAFTDEAGLVSTNVNSGDVATVVRVIATMDTGDGSGEISAISDVLTISTGLPDQNSISLSVSETFVVEEGMTKDGVPRCLTVRMADKFNNPVPNGTAAVFTTEYGSIDPSCETGRSNGDRAGLAGCEAPVPGRCSVGWISQAPRQPTLEENQALVVRHDQPYPSGYNCPSHNGTSGPCPDDLGMIRGGRSTILVTAIGEESFIDRNGNGVFDQEEADDGLWANLTEAFLDHNEDGNGKLGRNRYDPATIDCLDSPNSLTCKAGSEEIFVDFNSNGRFDANGDDPANGYPDEGLTAVYNGLLCPQEGDGVWCSRELLNVRASLVLVLSTDPNWTMALYDQDGNLASMTTEGNQYVAYVSDLFNNKPTGGSTVTVEGTGPCTATLLGNESVPNTTSYGAFPIRFSQGGEVEYDGCTESAPSGSELEGEIKITLDPFESEGGPYTQTWACSATPVNVGPTPCPDEGGGDGGDGGGDDGLSNGG